From Bosea sp. NBC_00550, the proteins below share one genomic window:
- a CDS encoding tautomerase family protein, which produces MPIVTIQVTQEGSSPGRASVTAEEKAQLIAGVSQLLLDVLNKPLDSTFVVIEEVELDNWGWGGLPVPEYRKRRAASQTRPTGA; this is translated from the coding sequence ATGCCGATCGTCACCATACAGGTCACGCAGGAAGGCTCCAGCCCCGGCCGCGCCTCTGTCACGGCCGAGGAGAAGGCGCAGCTCATCGCCGGCGTCAGCCAGCTTCTGCTCGACGTACTGAACAAGCCGCTCGACTCGACCTTCGTCGTGATCGAGGAGGTCGAGCTCGATAACTGGGGCTGGGGCGGCTTGCCTGTCCCGGAATACCGCAAGCGGCGCGCAGCGAGCCAGACTCGCCCTACCGGGGCTTGA
- a CDS encoding LysR family transcriptional regulator: MDRIEAMKVFVAALDEGSLAGAGRQLGRSPAAVSRAIAFLERQVGATLLHRTTRAIKLSEIGERYAAACRRILVDLQEAEAIGAGERAAPRGTLTITAPTVSGEEILRPIIDAYIEAYPAVSVNLVLFARSANLIEEGIDIALRVLELPDSSMTAIRIGGEVRPVIVAAPRYLSQHPRIDEPGDLTRHSIIACTDFGRDSWVFSPPKGGSIARSVQFKPRLIVNSVRAALGAAVGGLGVTRLLTYQVAERVQDGSLQLLLRGTEPPARPVNLLLPQGRSTVPKVRAFLDFAVPRLRADFARLTAEAVALDD, from the coding sequence ATGGATCGCATAGAGGCGATGAAGGTCTTCGTTGCCGCCCTGGATGAGGGAAGCCTCGCCGGTGCGGGGCGTCAGCTCGGCAGGTCGCCGGCGGCCGTGAGCCGGGCGATCGCCTTTCTGGAGCGGCAGGTGGGAGCGACGCTGCTCCACCGCACCACGCGCGCCATCAAGCTCAGCGAGATCGGCGAGCGCTACGCCGCCGCCTGCCGCCGCATCCTCGTCGACCTGCAGGAGGCCGAGGCCATAGGGGCCGGCGAACGGGCCGCGCCGCGCGGAACCTTGACGATCACGGCGCCTACGGTCAGCGGCGAGGAGATCCTGCGCCCGATCATCGACGCCTATATCGAGGCTTACCCGGCCGTATCGGTCAATCTCGTCCTGTTCGCGCGCAGCGCGAACCTGATCGAGGAGGGCATCGACATCGCCTTGCGCGTGCTGGAACTGCCGGATTCCTCGATGACGGCCATCCGCATCGGCGGTGAGGTGAGGCCGGTGATCGTGGCCGCTCCGCGCTATCTGAGTCAGCATCCCCGCATCGACGAGCCGGGTGACCTGACCCGGCACAGCATCATCGCCTGCACCGATTTCGGGCGAGATAGCTGGGTCTTCTCGCCGCCCAAGGGCGGATCCATAGCGCGTTCCGTTCAGTTCAAGCCACGCTTGATCGTCAACAGCGTGCGGGCGGCTCTCGGCGCCGCCGTCGGCGGGCTGGGTGTCACCCGTCTCCTCACCTATCAGGTCGCCGAACGCGTTCAGGACGGCTCGTTGCAGCTCCTGCTGCGGGGGACCGAACCACCAGCCAGACCCGTGAATCTGCTGCTGCCGCAGGGGCGCTCGACGGTTCCCAAAGTCCGGGCGTTCCTGGATTTCGCGGTACCGCGACTGCGGGCGGATTTTGCACGGCTCACGGCAGAAGCGGTCGCGCTGGACGACTGA
- a CDS encoding SDR family NAD(P)-dependent oxidoreductase yields MSNERKVAIVTGASQGIGAGLVKGFRDRNYRVVATSRSIKQSGDEDILAIPGDIADPATAEAVIREALARFGRVDTLVNNAGLFIAKPFTDYTLADFESKIATNLAGFFHITQQAAGIMLKQGSGHIVNITTSLTDHAIAGVPTVLANLTKGGINAATKALAIEYAGRGIRVNAVSPGVIKTPMHAPQTYEFLANLHPVKRMGDIRDVVEAVLFLEGAGFVTGEILHVDGGQSAGH; encoded by the coding sequence ATGAGCAACGAACGGAAAGTCGCCATCGTCACCGGTGCCTCGCAGGGCATCGGCGCCGGGCTGGTCAAGGGATTTCGTGACCGCAACTATCGCGTCGTCGCAACGTCGCGCTCGATCAAGCAAAGCGGCGACGAGGATATCCTGGCCATCCCCGGAGATATCGCCGATCCCGCGACGGCCGAGGCCGTGATCCGCGAGGCGCTGGCCCGCTTCGGGCGCGTCGACACGCTGGTCAACAATGCCGGCCTCTTCATCGCCAAGCCCTTCACCGACTACACGCTCGCGGATTTCGAGAGCAAGATCGCGACCAATCTCGCCGGCTTCTTTCACATCACGCAGCAGGCCGCGGGCATCATGCTGAAGCAGGGCTCGGGCCATATCGTCAACATCACCACCAGCCTCACCGACCATGCGATCGCCGGCGTCCCGACCGTGCTGGCCAACCTGACCAAGGGCGGGATCAACGCGGCGACGAAGGCGCTGGCGATCGAATACGCCGGCAGGGGCATCCGCGTGAATGCGGTCTCTCCGGGCGTGATCAAGACGCCGATGCACGCGCCGCAGACGTATGAATTTCTGGCCAACCTCCATCCAGTGAAGCGGATGGGCGACATTCGGGACGTCGTCGAGGCCGTGCTGTTCCTGGAGGGCGCCGGCTTCGTCACAGGCGAGATCCTGCATGTCGATGGCGGCCAGAGCGCCGGGCACTGA
- a CDS encoding YbfB/YjiJ family MFS transporter, protein MSRNDRTTALAGALVLAIGMGFGRFAFTGLYPLMVAERQISVEAGSYAASANYAGYLIGALLLSLWPTRSSRAMCALAVLTTAALLAPLGLPLSSPLVILVRGLAGVSSAIAMVAAAQWLLHDRGLSHQAATLFAGVGIGILLSAEIIAAGHAAALPSRWVWLLLGGVSLVLGSVALWLQSRAERDEPPPTSHATAIGGLLGPYRLTIVYGLAGFGYIVTATYLPLLVRNALGSVDPAHIWALFGLGAVPSCFLWHALHRRWGSNISLAANLGVQAVGVVLPVLHHPVAYVASALIVGGTFVGTVTIALPAARKVAALVRFDMIAVMTLAYGAGQIAGPFVANALYLSTGSFDASLLLAGLVLLTAAALSLPKMEPRRVDLAETAAREAAMRATSSPA, encoded by the coding sequence ATGTCTCGCAATGACCGGACAACCGCCCTGGCCGGTGCGCTGGTGCTGGCGATCGGCATGGGTTTCGGGCGCTTTGCGTTCACCGGCCTCTATCCCCTGATGGTCGCCGAGCGGCAGATCAGCGTCGAGGCAGGCTCATATGCCGCCTCGGCCAACTACGCCGGCTATCTGATCGGCGCATTGCTGCTGAGCCTGTGGCCGACCCGCTCGAGCCGGGCGATGTGTGCGCTGGCGGTGCTGACGACGGCCGCCTTGCTCGCCCCGCTCGGCCTGCCCTTGTCTTCTCCGCTCGTTATCCTGGTTCGCGGCCTGGCAGGCGTCTCGAGCGCGATCGCCATGGTCGCGGCGGCGCAGTGGCTCCTTCACGATCGCGGCCTTTCCCATCAGGCCGCGACACTTTTCGCAGGCGTCGGAATCGGCATCCTGCTTTCCGCGGAAATCATTGCAGCCGGGCACGCCGCGGCGCTGCCAAGCCGATGGGTCTGGCTCCTGCTGGGCGGGGTGTCGCTTGTTCTAGGATCGGTCGCCTTGTGGCTTCAGTCCCGGGCGGAACGGGACGAGCCGCCGCCGACCTCCCATGCGACCGCGATCGGCGGCCTGCTCGGGCCCTACCGGCTGACAATCGTCTATGGCCTGGCGGGCTTCGGCTACATCGTCACTGCAACCTACCTGCCGTTGCTCGTGCGGAATGCGCTGGGCTCGGTCGATCCGGCGCATATCTGGGCGCTCTTCGGCCTGGGCGCCGTGCCGTCCTGCTTCCTCTGGCACGCGCTGCATCGGCGCTGGGGCAGCAACATCAGCCTCGCGGCGAACCTGGGCGTGCAGGCTGTCGGCGTTGTCCTGCCGGTGCTGCATCATCCCGTGGCCTATGTCGCCAGCGCCCTCATCGTCGGCGGAACCTTCGTCGGCACCGTCACGATCGCGCTGCCGGCGGCCCGCAAGGTCGCAGCGCTCGTCCGGTTCGACATGATCGCCGTGATGACGCTCGCCTATGGTGCAGGGCAGATCGCCGGCCCCTTCGTTGCGAATGCCCTCTATCTTTCGACCGGTTCCTTCGACGCTTCGCTTCTCCTGGCCGGCCTCGTCCTGTTGACTGCGGCTGCACTGAGCCTGCCCAAGATGGAGCCTCGACGGGTCGACCTGGCGGAGACGGCCGCTCGGGAGGCTGCGATGCGGGCGACATCGAGCCCCGCCTGA